From Qingrenia yutianensis, the proteins below share one genomic window:
- a CDS encoding glycoside hydrolase family 31 protein has protein sequence MDKIKMLDGECWWGGKVPSGCDMPFDENSDCTFDIESRDGENDQSASLFLSSCGRYIWNDNPFAIKFNKGEISLECAYGTDFEIGEGYKNLKGAYLAAAKKHFSFNGELPDKLFFTSPQYNTWMELGTDQTTENILNYARGILENGLPAGVLMIDGGWQEDYGVLEFHKGKIPDPAYLIYELHKLGFKVMLWTSPIVSSAGVRFKYLRSKGYLLKDKDGEIAVRRWWSGFSAMLDFTNPDAVKWFRGQLDSLVECYGVDGYKFDAGDASIYCRDDDAYVKTAPRNHTTAFNIMGEKYKFNEFRAAHNSGGRPIVARLHDKNHSWDNIGLNTLIPNTTVQSLLGYAYCCPDMVGGGMIGSVNSANDTDGELFIRWSQANALMPMMQISLAPWRVLSSENYEIVKKSICLHKEYGEHIYALAQNSAKTGEPIFRNMEYEFPNEGFEHVCDQFMLGSDIMSAPVLTKGAAKRSVKFPKGEWADKEGNIVSHGGETKEFDAPIDTLLYFKKVK, from the coding sequence ATGGATAAAATAAAGATGCTTGACGGCGAGTGCTGGTGGGGCGGAAAAGTTCCGAGCGGCTGTGATATGCCGTTTGATGAAAACAGTGACTGTACTTTTGACATTGAGTCGCGCGATGGTGAAAACGATCAGTCCGCATCGCTTTTTCTATCGTCGTGCGGACGTTACATATGGAATGACAACCCGTTTGCCATAAAATTCAATAAGGGCGAAATTTCGCTTGAGTGTGCATACGGCACTGATTTTGAAATCGGCGAGGGTTATAAAAACTTAAAGGGTGCTTATCTTGCGGCGGCGAAGAAACATTTTTCATTTAACGGTGAACTTCCCGACAAGCTTTTCTTCACATCACCGCAGTATAATACGTGGATGGAGCTGGGCACAGACCAGACGACCGAAAACATTTTGAATTATGCGAGAGGAATTTTGGAAAACGGACTTCCTGCCGGTGTACTTATGATTGACGGCGGCTGGCAGGAGGATTACGGCGTTCTGGAATTTCACAAGGGCAAAATTCCCGACCCGGCGTATCTTATTTACGAGCTTCACAAGCTTGGATTTAAAGTTATGCTTTGGACTTCTCCGATCGTTTCGTCGGCGGGTGTGAGATTTAAATACTTGCGCAGCAAGGGCTATCTTTTAAAGGACAAAGACGGTGAAATTGCGGTCAGAAGATGGTGGAGCGGATTTAGCGCAATGCTTGATTTTACCAATCCCGACGCGGTAAAATGGTTCCGCGGGCAGCTTGACAGTCTTGTTGAATGTTACGGAGTGGACGGATACAAGTTTGATGCCGGCGACGCGAGCATTTACTGCCGCGATGACGATGCATATGTTAAAACCGCGCCGAGAAATCACACAACTGCGTTTAATATTATGGGAGAAAAATACAAATTTAACGAATTCCGTGCAGCGCACAATTCGGGCGGACGTCCTATTGTCGCACGACTTCACGATAAAAATCACAGCTGGGACAATATCGGTCTTAACACGCTTATTCCCAATACAACCGTACAGTCGCTTTTGGGATATGCTTATTGCTGTCCCGATATGGTTGGCGGCGGAATGATCGGCAGTGTGAACAGTGCAAACGATACTGACGGTGAGCTTTTCATACGTTGGTCGCAGGCAAACGCACTTATGCCTATGATGCAGATTTCACTTGCTCCGTGGCGCGTTTTAAGCAGTGAAAACTACGAAATCGTTAAAAAGTCAATTTGTCTGCACAAAGAATACGGCGAGCATATTTATGCGCTTGCGCAAAACAGTGCAAAAACAGGTGAGCCGATTTTCAGAAATATGGAATATGAATTTCCGAACGAGGGGTTTGAGCACGTTTGCGACCAGTTTATGCTGGGAAGTGACATAATGTCAGCGCCTGTTCTGACAAAGGGCGCAGCAAAACGCTCGGTTAAATTCCCCAAAGGCGAGTGGGCGGACAAAGAAGGAAATATTGTTTCGCACGGAGGCGAAACAAAAGAATT